The following coding sequences lie in one Flavobacterium sediminis genomic window:
- a CDS encoding OsmC family protein, with the protein MATHTVTTTWKGKMQFESTNPSGETLLINTAPEHGGGEEGLRPKALMLSALAGCSGLDVASLMEKMKLEVDDFKIETVASLTEEHPKVYDAVTVEYHFYGSNLNEAKLQRAVDLSVEKYCGVMEMFRQFAKMEIKVLFHHQ; encoded by the coding sequence ATGGCAACACATACAGTAACTACAACTTGGAAGGGTAAAATGCAGTTTGAATCCACAAATCCCAGTGGAGAAACTTTATTAATAAATACCGCACCGGAACACGGCGGAGGCGAAGAAGGATTACGACCGAAAGCTTTGATGCTTTCTGCTTTGGCAGGATGCTCAGGTTTAGATGTCGCTTCTTTAATGGAAAAAATGAAGTTAGAAGTTGACGATTTCAAAATTGAAACCGTTGCCAGTTTAACAGAAGAACACCCGAAAGTATATGATGCTGTGACCGTAGAATATCATTTTTATGGCAGCAATTTAAACGAAGCTAAATTACAGCGTGCAGTCGATTTATCGGTTGAAAAATACTGTGGTGTTATGGAAATGTTCCGTCAATTTGCTAAAATGGAAATTAAGGTTTTGTTTCATCATCAATAA
- the rsmI gene encoding 16S rRNA (cytidine(1402)-2'-O)-methyltransferase, protein MGKLYLVPTPIGNLEDMTFRAIKVLREVDYILAEDTRTSGKLLKHFEIATPMQSHHMHNEHKTVENLVKRMQGGETIALISDAGTPAISDPGFLLTRACVESGVEVECLPGATAFVPALVNSGLPNDKFVFEGFLPDKKGRQTRFLILAEETRTMIFYVSPHKLNRTLAEFVQYFGADRPVSVSREISKLHEETVRGTAEEVLKHFEAKPAKGEIVAVVGGKK, encoded by the coding sequence ATGGGAAAACTATACCTTGTCCCCACACCTATAGGTAATTTAGAAGACATGACCTTCAGAGCTATCAAAGTGCTCAGAGAAGTAGACTATATTTTAGCAGAAGACACGCGCACAAGTGGAAAACTTCTAAAGCATTTTGAAATTGCAACACCCATGCAAAGTCACCACATGCATAACGAACACAAAACCGTTGAAAATCTGGTAAAGCGCATGCAAGGGGGCGAAACGATTGCTTTAATCAGCGATGCCGGAACACCGGCGATTTCTGATCCGGGTTTTTTGTTAACCAGAGCTTGTGTAGAGAGTGGAGTTGAGGTAGAATGCCTTCCGGGAGCTACGGCTTTTGTGCCGGCTTTAGTGAATAGTGGTTTGCCTAACGATAAATTTGTGTTCGAGGGTTTTTTACCCGATAAAAAAGGACGCCAAACCCGTTTTTTAATCTTAGCTGAAGAAACCCGAACTATGATTTTTTATGTTTCACCGCATAAATTGAACAGAACATTAGCGGAATTTGTACAATACTTTGGTGCCGACAGACCAGTTTCGGTTTCCAGAGAAATTTCAAAATTACACGAAGAAACCGTTCGCGGTACTGCTGAAGAGGTCTTAAAACATTTTGAGGCCAAACCCGCAAAAGGCGAAATAGTAGCGGTTGTTGGCGGGAAGAAATAG
- a CDS encoding thymidine kinase → MFLENTVNQSEQFGWIEVICGSMFSGKTEELIRRLKRAQFAKQKVEIFKPAVDTRYHEEMVVSHDANEIRSTPVPVAENIRILAQGCDVVGIDEAQFFDDEIVAVCNDLANQGIRVIVAGLDMDFKGNPFGPMPSLMATAEYVTKVHAVCTRTGNLANYSFRKSQDDKLVLLGETEEYEPLSRAAFFRAMKKNKENDNK, encoded by the coding sequence ATGTTTCTCGAAAATACTGTAAACCAATCTGAACAATTTGGCTGGATCGAAGTGATCTGTGGCTCAATGTTTTCGGGCAAAACCGAAGAATTGATCCGTAGACTGAAACGCGCTCAATTTGCCAAACAAAAAGTAGAAATTTTTAAACCCGCTGTTGATACCCGCTATCATGAAGAGATGGTGGTGTCTCATGATGCAAATGAAATTCGCTCTACTCCGGTTCCGGTTGCTGAGAACATCCGAATTTTAGCTCAAGGGTGTGATGTGGTCGGAATTGACGAAGCGCAATTCTTTGATGATGAGATCGTAGCGGTTTGTAACGACCTTGCTAATCAAGGCATTCGCGTTATTGTAGCCGGACTTGATATGGACTTTAAGGGCAACCCGTTTGGACCTATGCCTTCTTTGATGGCTACAGCCGAATATGTTACTAAAGTACATGCCGTTTGTACTCGAACGGGAAATTTAGCGAATTACAGCTTTAGAAAATCGCAAGACGATAAATTAGTATTACTCGGCGAAACGGAAGAATACGAACCGCTTAGCCGTGCCGCTTTTTTCAGAGCGATGAAGAAAAACAAAGAAAACGACAATAAGTAA
- a CDS encoding bifunctional UDP-N-acetylmuramoyl-tripeptide:D-alanyl-D-alanine ligase/alanine racemase, giving the protein MTFSLTSIISALNAKVSGSFEDFKPENISIDSRSLQNGNGTLFFALTGSHHDGHQYIQQLINKGVRNFVVQYIPDGLENKANFLVVENTLFALQQMAGYYRSLFSFPIIGITGSNGKTIVKEWLNFLLSPDYSVVRSPKSYNSQVGVPLSVFGINEQHDLGIFEAGISQKGEMEKLENIIQPNIGVFTSIGSAHDEGFLSQEEKIAEKTKLFNHCSLVVLEKNPLIEHYISQPKLTWSFTDKNATLFVSQKWAENTATRLTLVYQDQTFEVTLPFTDEFSIQNAMNCIGVLLYLNTSISVITERIQNLYPIEIRLQAKKGINNCIIIDDSYSSDYQSLKIALDFLEQQKLHQKKTIIVSDIFQSGLPTEVLYQKVFSTLQNNHIDRIITIGETISNYLSKLPHVISFSSTADFLKQFNTQSFQNETVLVKGARSFNFDEIVVLLEEKKHETVMEINLDAITYNLNFYRSKLKPETKVMVMLKAFGYGNGGFEIAKLLEHLKVDYLGVAFADEGVELRKAGISTPIIVLNPENYSFNTMIAYDLEPEIYSINGLHSFLKIAQEKNISQYPIHIKLDTGMHRLGFEAAQLDELIAVLKNNNFVAVKSIFSHLAASDDKQFDAFTYKQFECYQENSKKLTETLHIKPIRHILNTSGIFNYPEMQMEMVRLGIGLYGIGNSDYENQQLQNVSTLKSIISQIRIVEKGESVGYSRKFIANKPTTVASIPIGYADGIRRSLGNQKSYVTINGQRADIIGNICMDTLMVDVTRVNCKEGDEVIIFGERPKVTELAEFLNTIPYEILTGISQRVKRVFYKN; this is encoded by the coding sequence GTGACTTTTTCTCTTACAAGCATTATTTCAGCGCTTAACGCAAAAGTTTCAGGCAGTTTTGAAGATTTCAAACCTGAAAATATCTCTATAGACAGTCGTTCATTGCAAAATGGAAATGGCACTTTATTTTTTGCTTTAACAGGTTCGCACCATGACGGTCACCAATACATTCAACAATTAATCAATAAAGGAGTTCGCAATTTTGTTGTGCAGTATATTCCTGACGGATTAGAAAACAAAGCTAACTTTTTAGTGGTTGAAAACACACTATTTGCCCTACAACAAATGGCAGGTTACTATCGCAGTCTGTTTTCTTTTCCGATAATAGGGATTACCGGAAGTAACGGAAAAACCATCGTAAAAGAATGGCTCAACTTTTTGCTGAGTCCGGATTACAGTGTCGTACGAAGTCCTAAAAGTTACAATTCGCAGGTAGGGGTTCCATTGTCGGTCTTTGGTATTAATGAACAACACGATTTAGGTATTTTTGAAGCCGGGATTTCGCAAAAAGGCGAAATGGAAAAACTAGAAAACATCATACAACCAAATATCGGAGTTTTTACCTCTATCGGTTCGGCGCATGATGAAGGTTTCCTCTCACAAGAAGAAAAAATAGCCGAAAAAACAAAACTTTTCAATCATTGTTCTCTAGTTGTTCTGGAGAAAAACCCATTGATCGAACACTATATCTCACAACCTAAACTCACTTGGAGTTTTACCGATAAAAACGCTACGCTTTTTGTATCCCAAAAATGGGCTGAAAATACAGCAACTCGTTTAACTTTGGTTTACCAAGATCAAACTTTTGAAGTTACGCTTCCTTTTACAGACGAGTTCTCAATTCAAAATGCCATGAATTGCATCGGTGTTTTATTGTATTTGAACACTTCGATTTCTGTAATCACAGAACGTATTCAGAATTTATATCCGATCGAAATCCGGCTACAGGCAAAAAAAGGAATTAATAACTGTATCATTATTGATGATTCTTATTCCTCAGATTACCAATCGCTAAAGATAGCACTGGATTTCTTAGAACAACAAAAATTACATCAAAAGAAAACGATCATTGTATCGGATATTTTTCAAAGTGGTTTACCCACTGAAGTTTTATACCAAAAGGTTTTTTCTACTTTACAAAACAACCATATTGACCGCATCATTACCATTGGCGAAACTATTTCTAATTATTTAAGTAAATTGCCTCATGTAATCTCTTTTTCTTCCACTGCTGATTTTTTAAAACAATTCAACACTCAATCATTCCAAAACGAAACGGTTTTAGTCAAAGGTGCCAGAAGTTTTAATTTTGATGAGATCGTTGTACTACTGGAAGAGAAAAAACATGAAACGGTTATGGAAATCAATTTAGATGCTATAACTTACAATCTAAACTTTTACAGATCAAAATTAAAACCGGAGACCAAAGTAATGGTCATGCTCAAAGCTTTTGGCTATGGCAATGGAGGTTTTGAAATCGCTAAGCTATTGGAACATCTGAAAGTTGATTATCTAGGGGTCGCCTTTGCCGATGAAGGTGTAGAATTAAGAAAAGCCGGAATTAGCACCCCCATAATTGTGTTAAACCCTGAAAATTATAGTTTTAACACCATGATCGCTTACGATCTGGAACCGGAAATTTATTCTATAAACGGCTTACACAGTTTTTTAAAAATTGCTCAGGAGAAAAATATTTCGCAATATCCCATCCATATCAAACTGGATACCGGAATGCACCGCTTAGGTTTCGAAGCGGCTCAGTTAGACGAACTGATCGCTGTTTTAAAAAACAATAATTTTGTAGCCGTTAAAAGTATTTTCTCGCACTTAGCCGCCAGTGATGACAAGCAATTTGACGCGTTTACTTATAAACAGTTTGAATGCTATCAGGAAAATTCAAAAAAGCTAACAGAGACACTTCATATCAAACCGATTCGGCACATACTGAACACTTCGGGGATCTTTAATTATCCCGAAATGCAAATGGAAATGGTTCGTTTAGGCATCGGCCTATACGGCATAGGCAATTCTGACTACGAGAATCAGCAATTGCAGAATGTAAGTACTTTAAAAAGTATCATTTCACAAATACGGATTGTTGAGAAAGGAGAATCTGTAGGATACAGCCGAAAATTTATAGCTAACAAGCCAACTACTGTAGCCTCTATCCCCATCGGCTATGCTGATGGTATCCGAAGATCTTTAGGTAACCAAAAAAGTTACGTAACTATTAACGGACAAAGAGCAGATATAATCGGAAATATTTGTATGGATACACTTATGGTTGATGTTACCCGGGTAAATTGCAAAGAGGGAGACGAAGTTATCATTTTCGGTGAAAGACCAAAAGTCACAGAACTAGCGGAATTTCTCAACACCATCCCTTATGAAATCCTTACGGGTATTTCACAAAGAGTAAAACGCGTTTTTTATAAAAATTAA
- the mscL gene encoding large conductance mechanosensitive channel protein MscL, translated as MLKEFKEFAMKGNLVDIGVGFVMGAAFNKVVSSFTGGIVSPLVGLIFKSNFKDLKWTIIEGVVNAEGVVEGEVSVLWGEFLTNLIDFIIVAFVMFMIVKGVNAMKKKEAPAPAAPKGPSQEELLAEIRDLLKKQ; from the coding sequence ATGCTTAAAGAATTCAAGGAATTTGCAATGAAAGGAAACCTAGTCGACATCGGGGTAGGTTTTGTAATGGGGGCTGCTTTTAACAAAGTCGTTTCTTCTTTTACCGGAGGAATAGTTTCGCCTTTAGTCGGTTTAATTTTTAAATCAAATTTCAAAGATCTAAAGTGGACTATTATAGAAGGAGTTGTAAATGCTGAAGGAGTTGTTGAAGGCGAAGTTTCTGTTCTATGGGGTGAATTCCTGACCAACCTTATAGATTTCATCATCGTTGCTTTTGTAATGTTTATGATCGTTAAAGGTGTAAACGCTATGAAGAAAAAAGAAGCACCGGCACCTGCAGCGCCGAAAGGACCAAGCCAGGAAGAATTGTTAGCTGAAATAAGAGATTTATTAAAAAAACAGTAA
- a CDS encoding aspartate-semialdehyde dehydrogenase has protein sequence MKVAVVGATGMVGEVMLQVLKERNFPVTELIPVASEKSVGKEIEWNGKSYKVVGMQTAIDMKPEIALFSAGGQTSLDWAPKFAAVGTTVIDNSSAWRMDTTKKLVVPEINANELTKEDKIIANPNCSTIQMVMALAPLHNKYKIKRIVVSTYQSITGTGVKAVQQLENEYNGVQGDMAYNYPIHRNAIPQCDVFEDNGYTKEEMKLVRETQKILNDKTIAVTATAIRIPVVGGHSEAVNIEFENDFDVNEIREILDSTPGIKVQDNLKTFSYPMPIYAQGKNEVFVGRIRRDESQPNTVNMWIVADNLRKGAATNTIQIGEYLIANGLV, from the coding sequence ATGAAAGTAGCAGTTGTTGGCGCTACCGGAATGGTAGGCGAGGTTATGCTTCAGGTCTTAAAAGAAAGAAATTTTCCGGTTACGGAACTTATCCCTGTGGCTTCTGAAAAATCGGTGGGTAAAGAAATTGAGTGGAATGGCAAATCATACAAAGTTGTAGGCATGCAAACCGCTATAGACATGAAGCCGGAAATTGCTTTATTTTCAGCAGGCGGACAAACTTCATTAGATTGGGCTCCAAAATTTGCTGCTGTCGGAACTACCGTTATCGACAATTCATCTGCTTGGCGTATGGATACTACTAAAAAACTGGTTGTTCCTGAAATCAACGCGAATGAGTTAACTAAAGAAGATAAAATCATAGCCAATCCTAACTGTTCAACTATTCAAATGGTCATGGCACTGGCTCCGCTACATAATAAATACAAGATTAAAAGAATTGTTGTTTCTACTTACCAATCCATCACCGGAACCGGTGTTAAAGCTGTTCAACAGTTAGAAAACGAATACAATGGCGTTCAGGGTGATATGGCATACAATTACCCTATTCACAGAAATGCCATTCCGCAATGTGATGTTTTTGAAGATAACGGCTACACTAAGGAAGAAATGAAACTGGTTCGTGAAACTCAAAAAATATTAAATGATAAAACAATCGCTGTAACAGCAACTGCTATCCGAATTCCTGTAGTAGGCGGACACAGTGAAGCTGTTAACATTGAATTTGAGAATGATTTTGATGTAAATGAAATCAGAGAAATTCTTGATAGCACTCCAGGAATAAAGGTTCAGGATAATTTAAAGACTTTTAGCTATCCGATGCCAATTTATGCTCAAGGTAAAAACGAAGTATTTGTAGGTCGTATCAGAAGAGACGAAAGCCAACCCAATACTGTTAACATGTGGATTGTTGCTGATAATCTAAGAAAAGGGGCTGCGACCAATACAATTCAGATTGGAGAATATTTAATTGCAAACGGTTTAGTTTAA